From Topomyia yanbarensis strain Yona2022 chromosome 1, ASM3024719v1, whole genome shotgun sequence, one genomic window encodes:
- the LOC131676208 gene encoding antho-RFamide neuropeptides-like — protein MKNSKSKNSTFKDPTMNELRLQGSYEDHGSYEDQGSYEDQGSYEDQGSYEDQGSYEDQGSYEDQGWYEDQGSYEDQGSYEDQGSYEDQGSYEDQGSYEDQGSYEDQGSYEDQGTYEDQGSYEDQGSYEDQGSYEDQGSYEDQGSYEDQ, from the exons ATGAAGAATTCAAAATCAAAGAATTCTACGTTCAAAGATCCAACGATGAATGAA CTTCGTTTGCAAGGATCCTACGAGGATCATGGATCCTACGAGGATCAAGGATCCTACGAGGATCAAGGATCCTACGAGGATCAAGGATCCTACGAGGATCAAGGATCCTACGAGGATCAAGGATCCTACGAGGATCAAGGATGGTACGAGGATCAAGGATCCTACGAGGATCAAGGATCGTACGAGGATCAAGGATCGTACGAGGATCAAGGATCGTACGAGGATCAAGGATCGTACGAGGATCAAGGATCGTACGAGGATCAAGGATCGTACGAGGATCAAGGAACGTACGAGGATCAAGGATCGTACGAGGATCAAGGATCGTACGAGGATCAAGGATCGTACGAGGATCAAGGATCGTACGAGGATCAAGGATCGTACGAGGATCAATGA